In Lactococcus garvieae subsp. garvieae, the following proteins share a genomic window:
- a CDS encoding Cof-type HAD-IIB family hydrolase, producing MITAIATDMDGTFLDEKSTYDKKYFSTLQQKMKAKGIRFIVASGNQYFKLKSYFADTKDIIFISENGGIITINDEMEMVASFDTQEVSQVLELLEELKIPVVVCGAKSAYTLEGVSEEFETFAHKYYEKLELLSSFDKLPEDTVVKFATIIPEEELTTVTATLNRRFKKGIKAVTSGNIYLDIVLDGSNKGAALERVLQELALSPQHLAAFGDANNDLEMLQMAGYSYAVANANAQAKAKAKKVIGSNREKAVLAEMDKIMQ from the coding sequence ATGATAACAGCTATTGCAACAGATATGGACGGTACTTTTTTGGATGAAAAATCGACTTATGATAAAAAGTACTTCTCTACTCTCCAACAGAAAATGAAGGCCAAAGGGATCCGTTTCATTGTGGCCAGTGGCAACCAATACTTCAAGTTAAAATCTTATTTTGCAGACACGAAAGATATTATTTTTATCTCTGAAAATGGTGGGATCATTACGATCAATGATGAAATGGAAATGGTCGCAAGTTTTGACACACAAGAGGTAAGTCAAGTTCTCGAGTTACTTGAAGAACTCAAGATTCCTGTTGTTGTGTGTGGTGCCAAGAGTGCCTATACCTTAGAGGGTGTTTCAGAAGAGTTTGAAACTTTCGCCCATAAATATTATGAAAAACTAGAACTTCTCTCATCTTTTGATAAGTTACCTGAAGATACGGTGGTTAAATTTGCGACTATTATCCCGGAAGAAGAATTAACCACTGTTACAGCAACGTTGAACCGTCGGTTCAAAAAAGGAATAAAAGCGGTGACGAGTGGAAATATTTATCTGGATATTGTCCTTGACGGCAGTAATAAGGGCGCAGCTCTTGAGAGAGTTTTGCAAGAACTTGCACTCTCACCTCAACACTTAGCGGCTTTTGGAGATGCCAATAATGATCTCGAAATGTTGCAAATGGCTGGTTATTCTTATGCCGTAGCCAATGCTAATGCTCAAGCGAAGGCCAAAGCAAAGAAGGTTATAGGCAGTAACAGAGAAAAAGCCGTGCTGGCAGAGATGGATAAAATCATGCAGTGA
- the coaC gene encoding phosphopantothenoylcysteine decarboxylase yields MANITLAVTGSIAAYKAADIVSMLNKKNHNVTVLMTKAATQFITPLTLQVLSKNKVHLDIMDEEHPDVVNHIDIAKHTDIFVVAPATADTISRLSHGAASDIVTSVALALHPSKTKYIAPAMNTNMYANPLTMKNIDILKSIGYNVIQPKQSLLACGDFGEGALADIDTIVDTLDQATKIEEI; encoded by the coding sequence ATGGCTAATATAACTCTTGCTGTCACTGGCAGCATTGCAGCCTACAAAGCTGCAGATATCGTCTCAATGCTCAACAAAAAGAACCACAATGTTACTGTTTTAATGACAAAAGCAGCCACACAATTCATTACACCTTTGACTTTGCAAGTTTTATCTAAAAATAAAGTGCACCTTGATATTATGGATGAAGAACATCCTGATGTTGTTAATCATATCGATATCGCAAAACACACTGATATTTTTGTTGTTGCGCCTGCCACAGCTGATACTATAAGTCGCCTGTCACATGGTGCCGCTTCTGATATTGTAACTTCTGTAGCCCTTGCGCTACATCCAAGCAAAACCAAATATATCGCTCCTGCTATGAATACCAATATGTATGCCAATCCTTTAACAATGAAAAATATTGATATTTTAAAATCAATAGGATACAATGTTATACAACCCAAACAATCTCTCTTAGCTTGTGGAGACTTTGGGGAAGGCGCACTCGCAGATATTGATACCATTGTTGATACGCTGGATCAAGCTACTAAAATTGAGGAAATTTAA
- a CDS encoding phosphopantothenate--cysteine ligase, translated as MKILITAGGTTESIDTVRGITNFATGSLGKLTAEEFLTHGHQVILLAGRFAQLPSEQENLTVIPIGDTQDLLDNVEKFLPEVDVVVHSMAVSDYRPVYMTGVDDLPHPLTKEQLIHFRPEVQKKISSNSEYQMMLLEKTPKVISFIKKWNPKVLLFGFKLLSGVSEAQLLEVAKNKRKETSADFIIANDLANIQGENHLAFLVSDSADITRLHTKPQIAQVIVKKSEEAHHG; from the coding sequence ATGAAGATTTTAATTACAGCAGGTGGCACCACTGAGTCCATTGATACCGTCCGAGGTATCACTAATTTCGCGACAGGTAGTTTAGGAAAATTAACTGCTGAAGAATTTTTGACACACGGGCATCAGGTTATTTTGTTAGCTGGACGTTTTGCACAGCTGCCCTCAGAGCAAGAAAATTTAACTGTTATTCCAATTGGCGATACACAAGATTTACTCGATAATGTAGAAAAATTTCTTCCAGAAGTCGATGTTGTTGTCCACAGTATGGCAGTTTCTGATTATCGTCCTGTTTATATGACTGGAGTGGATGACTTACCCCACCCCCTTACAAAAGAACAGCTCATTCATTTCCGCCCTGAAGTGCAGAAAAAAATATCCTCAAACTCTGAATACCAAATGATGCTCTTGGAAAAAACACCAAAAGTAATTTCATTTATTAAAAAATGGAATCCTAAAGTTCTGCTTTTTGGCTTTAAACTCCTTTCTGGTGTGAGTGAAGCACAGCTGCTTGAGGTTGCCAAAAACAAACGTAAAGAAACTTCTGCTGATTTTATCATTGCAAATGATCTGGCTAATATCCAGGGAGAAAACCACCTGGCCTTCTTAGTTAGTGATTCTGCAGATATTACTCGGCTTCACACTAAACCACAAATTGCTCAAGTCATTGTTAAAAAATCCGAGGAGGCACATCATGGCTAA
- a CDS encoding MIP/aquaporin family protein, whose product MRKYFAEFIGTFVLVFLGTGTVAIANTGETAIGYLGIGLSFGLAVTIMACAVGGVSGGHFNPAVSLAMMINKRLAIKDGVAYVISQFVGALAASAVLSIFIKALNLPKDGFGQTDFPNITAGEAFLFEAIITFLFVFVILMVTSEKYGNAGLAPIAIGLALAFLIIVALNLTGGSLNPARSFGPAVFAGGSALSHYWVYLLAPLVGAAIAAVAAKFMGSEE is encoded by the coding sequence ATGAGAAAATATTTTGCAGAATTTATCGGAACATTTGTTCTTGTATTTTTAGGTACAGGTACTGTAGCTATTGCTAATACTGGAGAAACTGCTATTGGTTACTTAGGTATTGGTTTGTCATTTGGTTTGGCCGTAACGATTATGGCTTGTGCTGTAGGTGGCGTTTCAGGAGGACATTTTAATCCTGCTGTTTCACTTGCCATGATGATTAACAAACGTTTGGCAATCAAAGATGGTGTTGCTTATGTGATTTCACAATTTGTAGGTGCACTTGCTGCTTCTGCAGTATTGTCAATTTTCATTAAAGCCTTGAACCTTCCTAAAGATGGATTTGGACAAACAGACTTCCCAAATATCACAGCTGGTGAAGCTTTCTTATTTGAAGCTATTATTACCTTCTTATTTGTGTTTGTTATTTTGATGGTTACGAGTGAAAAATATGGTAATGCTGGCTTAGCCCCAATTGCTATTGGTTTAGCATTAGCATTCTTAATTATCGTTGCTTTGAATTTAACAGGTGGTTCATTGAATCCCGCACGTAGTTTTGGTCCAGCGGTCTTTGCAGGCGGTTCTGCCTTGTCACACTATTGGGTGTACTTATTGGCACCATTGGTAGGTGCGGCAATTGCTGCAGTAGCTGCTAAATTTATGGGTAGCGAAGAGTAG
- a CDS encoding ECF transporter S component codes for MKKSKASDIAILAIFIAIMVVVQVLSQIVYSVWPLPIVPTLLHIPVIIGSIVLGARKGAFLGLVMGIISVINSTILTTPLSYVFSPLQPIPGTNHGSLWALVVAIVPRVLIGVFPYFIYKAMKTRTGAGIAAFVGTATNTVLVLSFITLFFGQYTGMTFAGLIQLIITSNSIAEVVIAVILTAAIVPSLEKSR; via the coding sequence ATGAAAAAATCAAAAGCATCCGATATTGCCATCCTTGCAATTTTTATTGCTATCATGGTTGTCGTGCAAGTTTTGAGCCAAATCGTCTATAGCGTATGGCCATTACCTATTGTACCTACACTTTTGCATATTCCTGTAATTATCGGTTCTATTGTCTTAGGTGCTCGTAAAGGAGCTTTCTTAGGGCTTGTGATGGGGATTATCAGCGTTATTAACTCTACAATCCTTACAACACCTTTGAGTTATGTGTTTAGTCCGCTTCAACCCATTCCTGGTACGAATCATGGTTCCCTCTGGGCTTTAGTGGTTGCTATTGTCCCTCGGGTCCTCATTGGGGTCTTTCCTTATTTTATTTATAAAGCCATGAAAACACGTACAGGTGCGGGTATTGCTGCTTTTGTGGGTACAGCCACAAATACAGTACTTGTCTTAAGTTTCATTACTTTATTTTTTGGTCAATACACAGGGATGACCTTCGCGGGTCTTATTCAGCTGATCATCACAAGTAATTCCATTGCGGAAGTTGTTATCGCCGTTATTTTAACAGCAGCGATTGTTCCTTCTTTGGAAAAATCAAGATAA
- a CDS encoding collagen binding domain-containing protein, protein MLHSEHASAAELSHTNFVDSLKFSTTKLTQGQTTSVRVEFSSKDNLKVKAGDTITFTLPAELQGMTENDGSPRKISLGELGEALIYKDRVIATFNEKVNQLEHVKGYFNFGLQATRTKNPNDTSIKTNLSTTATAQEITIHGDPGNTGEIGTLPFFWKSGDMLGEKGKVRWFVNANMTKEELSSDIILTDTHGLGQKLDTQSFRVSIENYLGNFQITGDEFVAKGYGSIQILPDDSFIITIKREHARLASFSFMYNTIITDNTVKSFTNTCNVNYQPYGQETVQDQGTSDVINLFADGDANGEQGLKEATEETLENNFEELEEMPAVETEKPNSSITENEANQTAEKHQVESHVAPNQEVVEDESEQLEEIPAVEAEKPNSSVTENEANQTAEKHQVESHVAPNQEVVEDESEQLEEIPAVETEKPNSSVTENEANQTAEKHQVESHVAPNQEVVEDESEQLEEMPAVETEKPNSSVTENEANQTAEKHQVDIHVAPNQEVITDESKKVKDVQHPQFEKEKPIASEKKKSEKADVQTLGTKTNTSKSSTVTHSEKVEKKSGNTLPKTGEDKGLISVFTGFFLLFLSFVAFSLRRNRQA, encoded by the coding sequence ATGCTCCATTCAGAACACGCATCTGCTGCAGAATTAAGCCACACCAACTTTGTCGATAGCCTCAAATTTTCAACTACTAAGCTGACACAAGGTCAGACGACTTCTGTCAGAGTTGAGTTTAGTAGCAAGGATAATCTTAAGGTAAAAGCTGGCGATACGATTACTTTCACACTTCCTGCCGAGTTACAAGGCATGACGGAAAACGACGGTTCTCCTCGTAAAATTTCCTTAGGTGAATTGGGAGAGGCACTGATATATAAAGACCGTGTTATTGCTACCTTCAATGAAAAAGTTAATCAGCTTGAACATGTCAAAGGCTATTTTAATTTTGGATTACAGGCAACAAGAACTAAAAATCCTAACGATACAAGTATCAAAACAAACTTAAGTACAACGGCAACAGCTCAAGAAATTACAATTCATGGTGACCCAGGAAATACAGGGGAAATAGGGACTCTTCCTTTCTTTTGGAAGAGCGGTGACATGCTTGGCGAAAAAGGAAAAGTACGCTGGTTTGTTAATGCTAACATGACAAAGGAAGAACTCTCAAGTGATATCATATTAACAGATACGCACGGACTTGGGCAAAAACTTGATACACAATCATTTCGCGTGAGCATTGAAAATTATTTAGGAAATTTCCAAATAACTGGCGATGAGTTTGTAGCCAAAGGATACGGCAGCATACAAATTCTTCCCGATGATTCATTTATCATTACCATTAAACGCGAACATGCGCGCCTAGCCTCTTTTAGCTTCATGTACAACACAATCATCACCGACAATACGGTCAAATCCTTTACCAACACATGCAATGTGAATTACCAACCCTATGGTCAAGAAACGGTTCAAGATCAAGGCACTTCCGATGTTATAAACCTTTTCGCAGATGGTGATGCCAATGGTGAACAAGGCCTCAAGGAAGCCACTGAAGAAACACTCGAAAACAACTTTGAAGAGCTCGAAGAAATGCCTGCTGTTGAAACAGAAAAACCAAACTCTTCTATAACAGAAAATGAGGCCAATCAAACGGCGGAAAAACATCAAGTCGAAAGCCATGTTGCCCCTAACCAGGAAGTTGTGGAAGACGAATCAGAGCAGCTCGAAGAAATACCTGCTGTTGAAGCAGAAAAGCCAAACTCTTCTGTAACAGAAAATGAGGCCAACCAAACGGCGGAAAAACATCAAGTCGAAAGCCATGTTGCCCCTAACCAGGAAGTTGTGGAAGACGAATCAGAGCAACTCGAAGAAATACCTGCTGTTGAAACAGAAAAACCAAACTCTTCCGTAACAGAAAATGAAGCCAATCAAACGGCGGAAAAACATCAAGTCGAAAGCCATGTTGCGCCAAACCAGGAAGTTGTGGAAGACGAATCAGAGCAGCTCGAAGAAATGCCTGCTGTTGAAACAGAAAAGCCAAACTCTTCCGTAACAGAAAATGAGGCCAATCAAACAGCGGAAAAACATCAAGTCGACATCCATGTTGCCCCTAACCAGGAAGTCATTACTGATGAATCTAAAAAAGTTAAAGATGTTCAACATCCTCAGTTTGAAAAAGAAAAACCCATAGCGTCAGAGAAAAAGAAAAGCGAGAAGGCAGACGTACAAACACTGGGAACAAAAACAAATACTTCAAAAAGTTCTACTGTCACTCATTCAGAAAAAGTAGAAAAAAAATCGGGTAATACTTTACCAAAAACAGGCGAGGACAAGGGGCTTATCTCTGTCTTTACTGGATTCTTTCTTCTCTTTCTCTCATTTGTTGCTTTTTCACTACGACGAAATAGACAAGCATAA
- a CDS encoding serine dehydratase subunit alpha family protein, with protein sequence MLTEEIRNCFLQVLEEGVKPATGCTEPVAVAYAAAVCRTYLEDSSIDWINIRVSANVMKNALAVIVPGTREAGVEVAAAAGALAGNAEAGLKVISELSPDIVPEIISLARSNQVKAEVASVADKLYVEVSIASGSETVTVKIAGGHTSIYWIEKNKEVIFKKEKVQSNEEASSVEFLKKRSFAEIWDFATSQNLEDISILIKAQELNMTLASEGLSCDYGMGIGKALRNHRSLSELSLEEQIVIYTAAASDARMGGCQHAAMTNSGSGNQGITATVPVCVFAQHRGVSEEKLIRGLTLSHLTALYIHAFLPLLSAYCATDSAAMGAATGLIYLESEDQAKAEMAIKNMIGDAVGMICDGAGFSCALKVVSSVSSMYRAVQLAQAGVVIPATNGIVSEEVEDCIHDLGRYVSSGMQNSDPVILDIMMNKK encoded by the coding sequence ATGCTGACAGAAGAAATTAGAAATTGTTTTTTACAGGTTTTAGAAGAAGGTGTTAAGCCCGCTACAGGTTGTACGGAGCCTGTAGCTGTGGCCTATGCTGCTGCAGTATGCCGTACATATTTAGAAGATTCCTCTATCGATTGGATAAATATACGGGTGTCAGCTAATGTAATGAAAAATGCCTTGGCTGTGATTGTTCCTGGAACGAGAGAAGCTGGAGTAGAAGTAGCTGCAGCTGCAGGTGCCCTAGCAGGAAATGCCGAAGCTGGATTGAAGGTTATTTCTGAGCTTTCTCCCGATATAGTTCCAGAAATTATTAGCCTTGCCCGGTCAAACCAAGTGAAAGCTGAAGTTGCTTCTGTCGCAGACAAATTGTATGTTGAAGTTAGCATAGCTTCAGGGAGTGAAACAGTAACAGTTAAAATTGCAGGTGGGCATACTTCTATTTATTGGATAGAAAAAAATAAGGAAGTAATTTTTAAAAAGGAAAAAGTTCAATCTAATGAAGAAGCAAGCAGTGTTGAATTCTTAAAAAAGCGCAGTTTTGCTGAAATTTGGGATTTTGCAACAAGTCAAAATCTGGAAGATATTTCAATTTTAATAAAGGCACAAGAATTAAACATGACTTTGGCTTCAGAAGGTTTAAGCTGTGATTATGGGATGGGGATTGGTAAAGCTTTACGCAACCACAGAAGCCTTTCAGAGCTTAGCTTGGAAGAGCAAATTGTCATTTATACAGCTGCAGCATCAGATGCACGGATGGGCGGTTGCCAGCATGCAGCAATGACAAATTCAGGCTCAGGAAATCAAGGAATTACAGCTACAGTTCCTGTTTGTGTCTTTGCACAACATAGAGGTGTGAGTGAAGAAAAACTTATTAGGGGTTTAACTCTTTCACATCTTACTGCTCTTTATATTCATGCATTTTTACCTTTGCTTTCTGCTTATTGTGCTACAGATTCGGCAGCAATGGGGGCAGCAACTGGTTTGATTTATCTTGAATCAGAAGATCAAGCAAAGGCTGAGATGGCAATTAAGAACATGATTGGTGACGCAGTAGGCATGATTTGTGACGGCGCAGGTTTTTCTTGTGCACTAAAAGTAGTCAGTTCTGTATCTTCAATGTATCGCGCGGTACAACTGGCTCAGGCAGGTGTAGTTATTCCAGCAACAAATGGCATTGTTTCTGAAGAGGTAGAGGATTGTATCCATGATTTAGGACGTTATGTTTCTAGCGGGATGCAAAATTCGGATCCTGTCATATTAGATATTATGATGAATAAGAAATAA
- a CDS encoding 2-hydroxymuconate tautomerase, which translates to MPFVHVELVEGRSAEAKKALAKEITESVMKHTGAPREAIYVIYDEMAKDNFYPHGEPKQ; encoded by the coding sequence ATGCCGTTTGTACATGTTGAATTAGTTGAAGGACGTAGTGCCGAAGCCAAGAAAGCCTTAGCAAAAGAAATTACAGAGTCCGTGATGAAACATACCGGAGCACCTCGTGAAGCCATTTATGTCATTTATGATGAGATGGCAAAAGATAATTTTTACCCCCACGGGGAACCTAAACAATAA
- a CDS encoding Ig-like domain-containing protein, translating to MYCEKWKNYLKSSQYIKKHLLSAGISGNVLLAGVVIAGAYTLFPNPIVANAAVLGVEIFGDTTSSNNTTSSLANPYPEGSQQNVNFTIAGNSAVTTNVLSGTRYAVIVIPQELRGKVTPGQATGNTNVSVDLTKVPLLTGLVGTLNNTLSGLTNIVDTVTSTAGLKFDTSRLYADLNLLSNVMTIDQGAWSQAATLSPDGSMIIVDLDKGLGPILANNVINILQDLKLAVNDLNVTVTGSDPLGTLHLTAATLNTTLAPIKTALTVAIDGVLTPVLNDAGVLTQQLLDVSLLGSTTVNVPTTINIPTTSTTQGTVTSKFVGTIVQSDILDVSLFSGSDSSSNIYWNGLAVLPTPPVISSVTGNSQAGYVVSGTADPGNTVKIINPATGQEIGSGLADSSGNYSITLPADSIGANADINATATDAGGNVSNPTAGKTPADADTTAPDAPVISSVTGNSTDGYVVTGTAEAGSKVEIKDSTGAVVGSATADGSGNYSVSLPGSVGANADITATATDAAGNVSTPTTGKTPADADTTAPDAPVISSVTGNSTDGYVITGTAEAGSKVEIKDSTGAVVGSATADGSGNYSVSLPGSVGANADITATATDAAGNVSTPTTGKTPADADTTAPDAPVISSVTGNSTDGYVITGTAEAGSKVEIKDSTGAVIGSATADGSGNYSVDLPGSVGPNANITVTATDAAGNVSTPTTGKTPADVDSTAPDAPVITGITGNSTDGYVVTGTAEAGSKVEIKDSTGAVIGSATADGSGNYSVSLPGSVGANADITATATDAAGNVSAPTAGKTPADADTTAPDAPVITDITGNSTDGYVVKGTAEPGSKVEIKDSTGAVIGSATADGSGNYSVSLPASVGPNANITVTATDAAGNVSAPTAGKTPADPKDTIAPDAPTITNVTGNSTKGYVVTGTAEAGSTVEIKDGSGKVIGSAKADSSGNYSVTLPKGSIGANAALTATAIDAAGNVSAPTSGKTPSDVDTTAPDAPVITGITGNSTDGYVVKGTAEPGSKVEIKDSTGAVIGSATADGSGNYSVSLPGSVGANADITATATDAAGNVSNPTTGKTPADADTTAPDAPVITGITGNSTDGYVVKGTAEPGSKVEIKDSTGAVIGSATADGSGNYSVSLPGSVGANADITATATDAAGNVSTPTSGKTPADPKDTTAPDAPTITNVTGNSTKGYVVTGKAEAGSTVEIKDGSGKVIGSAKADSSGNYSVTLPKGSIGANVDITAIAIDAAGNVSAPTPGKTPADPKDTTVPDSPKVTDVTKNPDGGYDVGGTAEPGSTVTITDGNGNVVGSGKTDDSGHFHVILPAGSVKPGDILNITATDAAGNESAPSHFQIPANTFVPVTFGGSSGQYLNTLPASYAKGVNLPATGESDNTLPTVIGFSLLAFLSLLLTKLRRKKDVN from the coding sequence ATATATTGTGAAAAATGGAAAAATTATTTAAAAAGTAGTCAATATATAAAAAAACATTTATTATCAGCCGGTATATCAGGAAATGTACTTCTAGCAGGTGTCGTAATTGCTGGGGCTTATACGCTCTTCCCGAACCCTATCGTTGCCAACGCTGCTGTATTAGGAGTAGAAATCTTTGGGGATACCACCTCTTCAAACAACACGACTTCAAGTCTAGCTAACCCCTATCCAGAAGGGTCACAACAAAATGTAAACTTTACAATTGCAGGGAATTCTGCAGTAACTACGAATGTCTTATCTGGTACACGATATGCAGTTATTGTTATTCCACAAGAACTACGAGGCAAGGTAACGCCGGGACAGGCCACAGGAAATACCAATGTCTCGGTTGATTTGACTAAAGTTCCACTACTAACAGGACTAGTGGGCACATTAAACAACACATTGAGTGGGTTAACAAACATTGTGGACACGGTTACGAGTACAGCAGGACTAAAATTTGATACGTCGCGCCTCTATGCTGATTTGAATTTATTGTCCAATGTAATGACCATTGATCAAGGTGCATGGTCACAAGCAGCAACTCTAAGCCCAGATGGCTCAATGATTATAGTTGACTTGGACAAAGGTTTGGGTCCGATTTTAGCTAATAATGTGATTAATATCTTACAAGATTTAAAATTAGCGGTTAATGATCTCAATGTTACTGTTACAGGAAGTGACCCTTTGGGTACATTACACTTAACAGCTGCGACTCTTAATACCACGCTGGCGCCCATAAAAACAGCTTTGACAGTTGCTATTGACGGTGTATTAACCCCTGTTTTAAATGATGCAGGTGTTCTCACACAACAATTGTTGGATGTTTCTTTGCTAGGAAGTACAACGGTTAATGTACCAACAACGATAAATATACCTACGACATCAACGACACAAGGGACTGTTACCTCAAAATTTGTTGGTACAATCGTCCAATCAGATATCTTGGATGTGAGTCTTTTCAGTGGATCAGACAGTTCTTCAAATATTTACTGGAATGGACTAGCTGTTCTACCAACACCACCTGTAATTTCAAGTGTTACCGGAAATTCTCAAGCCGGCTATGTTGTCTCAGGAACAGCTGACCCAGGGAATACAGTAAAAATTATTAATCCAGCTACAGGTCAAGAAATTGGAAGTGGATTAGCAGATAGTTCAGGGAACTATAGCATAACGTTGCCAGCAGACTCAATTGGTGCCAATGCCGATATTAATGCCACTGCGACCGATGCGGGAGGTAACGTGAGTAATCCGACCGCAGGCAAAACGCCAGCCGATGCGGATACAACAGCGCCCGATGCCCCAGTCATTTCTTCGGTAACCGGAAATTCCACAGATGGTTATGTCGTTACAGGTACAGCCGAAGCGGGTTCGAAGGTAGAGATCAAAGATTCTACCGGCGCCGTTGTTGGCTCTGCCACGGCCGATGGTTCGGGCAACTACAGCGTGAGCTTACCGGGCTCAGTGGGAGCTAACGCCGACATTACAGCGACCGCAACCGATGCGGCAGGCAATGTGAGTACTCCAACGACAGGCAAAACGCCAGCCGATGCGGATACCACAGCGCCTGATGCCCCAGTCATTTCTTCGGTAACCGGAAATTCCACAGACGGCTATGTCATTACAGGTACAGCTGAAGCGGGTTCGAAGGTGGAAATCAAAGATTCTACCGGCGCCGTTGTTGGCTCTGCCACAGCTGATGGTTCGGGCAACTACAGCGTGAGCTTACCGGGCTCAGTGGGAGCTAACGCCGACATTACAGCGACCGCAACCGATGCGGCAGGCAATGTGAGTACTCCAACGACAGGTAAAACACCAGCTGATGCGGATACCACAGCGCCCGATGCCCCAGTCATTTCTTCGGTAACCGGAAATTCCACAGACGGCTATGTCATTACAGGTACAGCCGAAGCGGGTTCGAAGGTAGAAATTAAAGATTCAACCGGCGCCGTTATTGGTTCTGCCACAGCTGATGGTTCAGGTAACTACAGCGTGGATTTACCAGGCTCAGTGGGACCGAATGCTAATATCACAGTGACAGCGACAGACGCGGCAGGTAATGTGAGTACTCCAACGACAGGTAAAACACCAGCCGATGTGGATTCTACCGCGCCTGATGCCCCAGTAATTACCGGCATCACAGGAAACTCTACAGATGGTTATGTTGTTACAGGTACAGCCGAAGCGGGCTCGAAGGTAGAGATCAAAGATTCAACCGGCGCAGTTATCGGTTCTGCCACAGCCGATGGTTCAGGTAACTACAGCGTGAGCTTGCCGGGGTCAGTGGGAGCTAACGCTGACATTACAGCCACTGCAACCGATGCGGCAGGTAACGTGAGTGCCCCAACTGCAGGTAAAACACCAGCTGATGCGGATACCACAGCGCCCGATGCGCCAGTAATTACAGATATCACAGGTAATTCTACAGATGGTTATGTCGTTAAAGGTACAGCCGAACCAGGTTCGAAGGTAGAAATTAAAGATTCTACCGGCGCTGTTATTGGCTCTGCCACAGCTGATGGTTCAGGTAACTACAGCGTGAGCTTGCCAGCCTCAGTGGGACCAAATGCTAATATCACAGTGACAGCGACAGACGCAGCAGGTAATGTGAGTGCCCCAACTGCAGGTAAAACACCAGCAGATCCAAAGGATACGATAGCCCCCGATGCCCCAACAATCACTAATGTGACAGGCAATTCAACAAAAGGTTATGTCGTTACAGGTACAGCAGAAGCCGGATCTACTGTTGAGATTAAGGATGGTTCAGGTAAGGTCATTGGTTCTGCCAAAGCCGACAGTTCTGGCAATTACAGTGTAACGCTTCCTAAAGGTTCTATTGGAGCGAACGCAGCTCTTACAGCCACTGCAATTGATGCAGCAGGAAATGTAAGTGCACCAACCTCTGGTAAAACACCATCCGATGTGGATACTACCGCACCAGATGCACCAGTAATTACAGGTATCACAGGAAACTCTACAGATGGTTATGTCGTTAAAGGTACAGCCGAACCAGGTTCGAAGGTGGAAATCAAAGATTCTACTGGCGCCGTTATTGGCTCTGCCACTGCCGATGGTTCAGGTAACTACAGCGTGAGCTTGCCAGGCTCAGTGGGAGCTAACGCGGACATTACAGCCACTGCAACCGATGCGGCCGGCAATGTGAGTAATCCAACGACAGGTAAAACACCAGCCGATGCAGATACTACAGCACCGGATGCACCAGTAATTACAGGTATCACAGGAAACTCTACAGATGGTTATGTCGTTAAAGGTACAGCCGAACCAGGTTCGAAGGTGGAAATCAAAGATTCTACTGGCGCCGTTATTGGCTCTGCCACTGCCGATGGTTCAGGTAACTACAGCGTGAGCTTGCCAGGCTCAGTGGGAGCTAATGCCGACATTACAGCCACTGCAACCGATGCGGCCGGCAACGTGAGTACGCCTACCTCTGGTAAAACCCCAGCCGATCCAAAGGATACGACAGCCCCTGATGCCCCAACAATCACTAATGTGACAGGCAATTCAACAAAAGGTTATGTCGTTACAGGTAAAGCAGAAGCTGGATCTACTGTTGAGATTAAGGATGGTTCAGGTAAGGTCATTGGTTCTGCCAAAGCCGACAGTTCTGGCAATTACAGTGTAACGCTTCCTAAAGGTTCTATTGGAGCTAACGTAGATATTACAGCCATCGCAATTGATGCAGCAGGAAATGTAAGTGCACCAACCCCAGGTAAAACACCAGCCGATCCAAAGGATACTACAGTGCCAGATTCACCTAAGGTTACGGATGTCACTAAGAATCCTGACGGAGGCTATGATGTAGGGGGAACTGCAGAACCAGGTTCTACGGTTACGATTACGGATGGCAATGGTAATGTAGTTGGCAGTGGTAAAACAGATGATTCTGGGCACTTCCACGTTATACTTCCAGCTGGAAGTGTAAAACCAGGGGATATTCTTAATATCACAGCAACAGATGCAGCAGGTAATGAGAGTGCGCCAAGTCATTTTCAAATTCCAGCGAATACCTTTGTTCCAGTAACCTTTGGTGGAAGTAGTGGTCAATATTTAAATACCTTGCCAGCTTCCTATGCTAAGGGTGTAAACCTTCCTGCAACAGGAGAAAGTGACAACACTCTTCCGACAGTAATTGGTTTTAGCCTTTTAGCTTTCCTAAGCCTCCTACTTACAAAGTTAAGAAGAAAGAAAGATGTTAATTAA